TCTGTTATCACTTGCCCGCATCGCTTTCATCGCACCTCCGTTTGTCTCCGCCGCCCACCTCGACGCTGAGCCGCAAGGCAACGTATCGCAACAGCCATCTGCGCATATCCGCGCCCACTTTCGACCGGAGAATACACACTCGAAATGCGGCGACTCGACATATCAGTATCTGGCACTGTCCTTGCATCGCTGCTAACGCTTGCGCCATTACCAGCGGCCGCGTTCTACTTTCCCGGAACTGCGCCTACATCTTATAAAGTTGGAGATGCAGTACCACTATTTGTCAATCACTTGACGCCTGCAGACTCCCAAAACGATCCCAAACTACGATCCGTATTCTCGTTCGACTACTACCACGAACCCTTCCACTTCTGCCAACCGAAAGATGGACCAAAGTACATCAAGGAGAGCCTGGGGAGTATATTGTTCGGTGACCGTATACAGGACAGCCCTTTCGAGCTGAAGATGGGGGTAAACGAGACGTGCAAAGCACTTTGTGGACCACAGGAATACGACTCGAGAGACGCTGTGTTTGTCAACAGCAAGATCAAGCAAGGATATGACTTGAATTGGCTGATAGATGGACTGCCTGCGGCGCAACTGTTAAAGGATCCCAACTCAGACCTACCCTTCTACAGTCCTGGTTTCGCGCTAGGATTGGTCGATGGGGAGAACCCCATTTTCAACAATCACTACGACATTGTTATCGACTATCACGAGGCAGGGCCAGACAACTACCGAGTCGTCGGTGTACTTGTGGATCCATACTCGATGAAGGACCCCAAACAATCCGAGTGCCAGAGCGCACAAACACCAGTTATACTAAACGAAGACAAGGGCGACAAGGTAGACTTTACATACAGCGTATACTGGCGCCTTAGCCCCACGCCGTTTGCGACACGCTGGGACAAGTACCTCCACGTCTACGACCCCAGGATTCATTGGTTCTCCCTTATCAATTCAGCTGTTATCGTTGTTTTTCTGGTCGGCATGGTCAGCACGATTCTGGTGCGCACGCTCAGGAAAGACATTGCAAGATACAACCGCCTGGACCAATTTGCGCTCGACGACTTTGGTGATAATGGCGACGTCGAGGACGGCGTAGCTGAGGATTCAGGCTGGAAGCTGGTACACGGCGATGTCTTCAGGCCGCCTAAAAGCCCTCTCTTCCTCTCCGTCTTACTCGGCAATGGAGCACAGCTGTTCGCCATGACAGCTCTGACTATTGCATTTGCCCTCCTCGGTTTCCTGTCTCCAAGCAACCGCGGCGCCCTCGGGACTGTCATCATCATTTTCTACACGCTCTTCGGCTTCATTGGCGGTTATGTCTCCTCTCGGATTTACAAGTTCTTCCATGGCGAGAAGTGGAAGCTCTGCTTTTTCTACACACCGTTCGCTCTTCctgtcgtcgtcttcgcAACCTTCTTCCTTCTCAATCTCTTCGTCTGGGGCCGTGGCGCATCCGGAGCTGTCCCATTCACGACCATGCTCGTCATTGTCATCATCTGGTTCGTTATATCTGTTCCCCTCAGCTTCGCAGGATCCTGGGTCGGCTTCAAGCAAGGCGCCATCGAGCCTCCTGTCCGTACCAACCAGATTCCTCGTCAGATCCCGCCTTCTGGAGGCTATCTCCGTCCTCTCCCCTCCATGGCGCTCGCAGGTGTCCTCCCCTTCGGTGCCATCTTCGTTGAGCTGTACTTCATCATGAACTCTATCTGGTTCAACAAAGTGTACTACATGTTCGGTTTCCTGTTCATCTGCTTTGGACTCATGATCATGACTTCCGCCGCCGTTACAGTCCTTATGATCTACTTCTTGCTTTGTGCGGAGAACTACCACTGGCAGTGGCGCAGTTTCTTCACAGCAGGCGCGAGTGCGTTCTATGTCTTTGCTAGTTGCTTGCTTTACTGGGTCAAGGATGTCAGTTTCTTGAGCTGGACGAGTGGGGTTGTCTATCTGGGATACTCGGCGTTGCTGAGTTTGTTGGTCTTTGTCCTGACTGGTAATTTCACATCTCAAATTAGATACGTTTCAGCGCTAACACTGTCTGCAGGCACCATCGGCTTCTTCGCGAGCTGGCTGTTCACGCTCAGGATCTACAGGTCAATCAAGGTGGACTAAGCAGCACGTTGAGCGAAGGGGATGTACGCGTGATGACGGAGGCAGATCACAACTCGAAGGTGTTGTTCTTGTGCGTCAACATCTTACATTGTATAGGTAGACACGCGCGGCGTTCCGGCGTTGACGCATCACGCAGGATGCATCTTGTGTAAATGCATATCATTGAACCAGTCCTATCAAGTCACGTTCACATCAACCTAATCCTCCTTGCCGCTCTCATCATTTGCCCAGATGTTGCGCAACCCCGTTCCGTTCCGCGCCCTGTCCTCCTGCTTCACCACACTCAGCGGCAGGCCCGCACCAAGGCCAAACAGCACAAATGCCGCCCACTTCCAGCGGAAAGGGTTGATTACAATTGTGAACAGAAACCAGTAGATCAGCTCGCTGTACGTGAAGAATTCGAACGCACCGCCTGGCGCTTTACTCTTGATGAATCGTGTCACGTCGATCCAGCGCTTCATCCACCACGTCCTGGGCCGTGCAAGAGGGTCGACGAGGTACATGAGCAGGAAGCGCGTGTAAATGCCGATGTGGTAGTTTCCGACAGTGCCGATGGCGTTGACGTATGTGCAGTTGTTCGCGCAGATGGACGGGTGTCCGGGCGGGAAGACTTGCAGGTACCAATTTGGTGGGTCATACGGTTCGCTGAACACTTCGTCTGGCAGGAAGCCGAGCGAAGGGCGTTTGTACCCGGTCGCCATGATGACAATGTCTGCGTCGATCAGCTTTTCGCTGCCGGGCCCGTTCTTGGGGACGCCGCGCGAGCGCTGTGTGAAGGATATGCCGGTGCCTGAGGATGAATAACCGTTTGTGTCGCCGCGTAGCCAGCTGGCTTTATCGTCGCGGATGAGGTCGAAAATCTGGCTATTTACCATGGGCGTTTCGGTGAAGATGCCTTTGCCGCTGTCGCGGGGCGGGGAGAGGTCGTAGAGGTCGCGGTAGAAGAGGTGGCGCAGGATGCCTTCTGGGATCCAAGAGAAAATCGTTTCAGATCCGAAGACGTTGAGAGCGAGCAGGGCATCAACGAGGGGGTTGCGGGGGATGATCCATTTCTCAGACCGCGCAAGGACGGTGGTGTGCTTTGCTTCTGAGGCGGCAACAAATTCGAGAGCTTCGACCGCGGAAGCTCCACCACCAATGATGACGACCTTCTTGCCCTTGGCAGACTTTCCGTCCAGCTGCGAGCTGTGCCAGATATCGCCTTTGAAGTGCTCCTGGCCTGGCAATGTCGGCATCTTGGGATCGCCACACGTTCCGATCGCAGCAATCACACCATCGAAGTGACCATATGATGGGTCGTTGATGATCCAGCGTCCTTGGTCGTCTTTGTACACTCTCTCCACTTTGGTGTCGAAGTGCGTCTTCTCTTCTAGTCCATATTTCTTCCACAACTCGGTGATCTGGCTCACAATCTGCTTGCGGTCTGGATATCCCTTCTTCCAGTGCACGCTCGGGTGGAAGCGGTACATGATCGAGTGAATCTGTAGTCCAGATGTGTTGTTGACCTTGCTCCAAATCCCACCAACACTAGACTTGGAACCCGCTTCAAAAATGCGGCAATCGAAGCCATGGCCTACGCAGTGCGAGGCGGAGGACACGCCAGTCAGGCCAGCGCCGATGATGGCGATTTTGGGACGTGATAGCTTTGCATGAGGTGGGGGAGGTGTGGGCGAGAGAAGGATGTCGAGGATGTATTGAAGGATCTGATAGATGAAAAGGATCGGATGCGTGAGAGCATATTGCACTGCGCTCGTTATGCGGCCCATACTTGCAATTCTGCGATGAGGTTGTGAGAGCTTGCGAGGCAGTGCGGGTTGAACTCTTAACAATTATCAAATCATGGACCCTTGCAAAGAACGTGCAGCGTTGAGAGCGCCGTTTCGACAATTACAGGCTGTGATGTCATGGTGGATTCAGATACACAACATTTACATGTGAAGAAGAACCCGCGACATGTGCGACGTAGCCATACCCTGTTCGTGCAAGTACGCTCCGCATATCCGGTAACGCGACGAGAAGTGGACCATTTTTGTTTGAGCAGGCTAGTTGTAATGGACGAGAGACAAACTTCCTTCGAAGATCGCCGACAGGGGTATAAGCGTCGACGCTAGATCTGCGCTAACGTAAGCTTCACCGAGTCCAAAGTACAGCGACCTAACCTAAACCTCAGCAGCGGTTGCGCGCGGCCATGGCCTTCTCTCAAAACAACAACAGTGTGGAGATAAGGCTTTGCACAGCAGTCAACGACGCGGTAAGGGCTCGCAATGCGGTTGAACTTGCGTCAATTGTTCTTCTAGAGCCACCTTTCCCACCCATATACGAGGAGCTTGTCCAATCTTTGCGGAACAATTATCCGCAAAACGCAAATAACTCTGACAGTCGGCTGGATCAGCTGGTGCGAAAAGCTGTTACAGAAACAGCTGAATATCAGGATGAGCAAGGGAAGCCAGTACAGGGCTGGAACGCCATGGTCACGTTCCTGGTAGGGTGGATGACCTTCTTGAGAGATATGGATCTAGACAACTTGTTGCATACATATCAAGGACTAAAAGATCTGCAGGAGTGAGTCTCTCCTGATATGAACGAAAGGCAGTTAATTGACTCCAAGAAGGCAGGCTAACAGCGCATTAACCCACCCAATCAAGGGCGTTCTGATCCTTCCGACGATTGTAAACTATGCCAGAGTCTTCTCGCGTGTTGCTCTGGGACTGGACAAACACCCGGAACTCATTCAACATCTACTTACGTCCAACGATGAAGGCTCTCGAGAATCTTTGTCGGAGAAAGCAGCCAACGTCGTTCGAGTGGCATTCACCCAATGCTTAAACGATCGAGTGGGCACGCAGGATAAGAAGCTCGGAATCTACAAAATGGCGAACATTTGCCTGAAGATTCTTTTTCAGGCTGACAAGCCTGAAAGCTGCGAGACGATCTTCAAGAACATTACCAATTCGTCGCCACCACTGCATCTTTATCCGAAGCCAGAGCAAGTCACGTACCTGTACTATCTTGGGCGGTATCACTTTGCCAACACCAACTTCTATGCGGCTCAGTTGGTGTTGGATCACGCGTACGATCTCAGTTCTCAAAGACCGCAGTTCATCAAACAACGGCGCCTCATACTCATATATCTCATCGCTTCTAACCTGATCCTTGGCCGTTCTCCCAAGCAAGACATCTACGCACTACCAGAAGCTCAAGGTCTACATGCTATCTTTGACCCAATAGCAAAAGCCATCAAATCGGGCGACCTTGAAAAATTCCGTCGTATCACAAACACAGACCTTTCAGACCCAAGTGCAGGCTGGCTCATGAAGTTCAGGATATTCTATCAACTCGGGAATTACTGCGAAGTCTTGGTCTGGCAATCACTGTTCAGAACGATATATCGGTTGACAGGGCAAGAAGGTGGATCGACCACAAATTCGGCTGCCGTTCTCGACCTCAACGCTGTCCATGTTGCCTTCTCATATCTCGAAGCACAAGCGAAGATCAAAAACGGCCAGTTTTCAGAGCAAGGTCGTGGAGCCGGACGCCGCAATTTTGGTCATATCTTCCAGGACCACGCGTCGGTATCGAAGTCGTCGTATATTGATCCTGACTTTGCAGGTGTTGAAGGTGTTGAGCCATACAACCACGAGGTTGATCTTGCCGAGGTGGAATGCATATGCGCCACTCTGATAACACAGGGGTTTGTAGCTGGTTACATCAGCCACCAAACGCAGAGGCTGGCTATCTCAGGTGCCAGAAGACCTGGTGGTGCCGTGAAGAACGGCTTCCCAGCTCCTTACGGAGTGATCAAAAGCAAGAACAGTGACAACGTTCTTGGGTGGAAGAAGGATGCTGGAGGCGGTACGCAAGGACAGGTCATCCGCATGAGTGGAGCCAAAGCAGCTGGAGAGTGAGGATATACTATACCCATATGGAATGCCTCCAGTTTGACAAACGAATGGCCAGAAAAACCGAACACGGAAGTTCAGAATTAGATACTTTGTAGTTCTTGAGTCATACACAGCTGACAGTCATCTATCCTCGAGCTTTGGACAGTGAAACCTAAAAGACTTCAACGTTATTGACGCGATCGTCTTGTAGGTTCAAGGTAGTCTGTGGTCTTCTCACAGAGTACTTCGGAAAAACTCGCGGTGGCTTCTCAAGCTCAATGCGTTTTCTCACGACTACGGGGTTTTATGATCATTACTCCCGCTTGCATCGACCTAATTACCAAACCCGTTGGGCCTATTAGCTCTTTGTATCACCGCACCTGCGTCTGCATACCTTATTCAAGGACGCCTGTCGATACCTTTCACCAGACCACCGATCTGATATCTCAACATGTGACAACCATGATGTTACTTCGAACTCCTTTGAACCTGAGTCTCTTTCCTCACCCGGAGCTGCGAAACGTGGTGTTCCCTTTTCCGTCTGGTCGTTGTGAGCCAGGCACTGACATGAGAATACTACTGACGCTCACCTTCGATACAGTCCTTGGGGCGTGCGATAGCTCTACGTCTCGCAACTATACATCAGAAGATCAAACCGACGATGGGGACCAGAACGACAAGGAGTACACCCAGCAGGGCAAACAGTGCTTACTTAGAC
The window above is part of the Ascochyta rabiei chromosome 1, complete sequence genome. Proteins encoded here:
- a CDS encoding Transmembrane 9 super member 2; the protein is MRRLDISVSGTVLASLLTLAPLPAAAFYFPGTAPTSYKVGDAVPLFVNHLTPADSQNDPKLRSVFSFDYYHEPFHFCQPKDGPKYIKESLGSILFGDRIQDSPFELKMGVNETCKALCGPQEYDSRDAVFVNSKIKQGYDLNWLIDGLPAAQLLKDPNSDLPFYSPGFALGLVDGENPIFNNHYDIVIDYHEAGPDNYRVVGVLVDPYSMKDPKQSECQSAQTPVILNEDKGDKVDFTYSVYWRLSPTPFATRWDKYLHVYDPRIHWFSLINSAVIVVFLVGMVSTILVRTLRKDIARYNRLDQFALDDFGDNGDVEDGVAEDSGWKLVHGDVFRPPKSPLFLSVLLGNGAQLFAMTALTIAFALLGFLSPSNRGALGTVIIIFYTLFGFIGGYVSSRIYKFFHGEKWKLCFFYTPFALPVVVFATFFLLNLFVWGRGASGAVPFTTMLVIVIIWFVISVPLSFAGSWVGFKQGAIEPPVRTNQIPRQIPPSGGYLRPLPSMALAGVLPFGAIFVELYFIMNSIWFNKVYYMFGFLFICFGLMIMTSAAVTVLMIYFLLCAENYHWQWRSFFTAGASAFYVFASCLLYWVKDVSFLSWTSGVVYLGYSALLSLLVFVLTGTIGFFASWLFTLRIYRSIKVD